The stretch of DNA TAAAAGGTAatagagccaagattcaaacctaGGACAAAACCCAGAATTTAGAGTAGTCTAGAGTAGAGTACATAAGGGAAAATATAGGAGATGGTGGGAAGTTATCAAGTGATTTATGGCAAAGAAGTAAGGGGATCTTGCCCTCTATTTCCAGCGAGTACAGGGAAAGCTCTTAGGAGCCACCTTCACTGGCACacaaaaatgtttgtttcttacCCCTTACacgttttatacatatatatactgaATCACAACTCCTTTTTCTTAGTAATTCTCAACATGTCTTGAATCTGGTACTTTGGAGAATAAAAATTGGGACAAGTCTATAgtacagaaaaatggaaacctGGGATTTTGAAGTCAATATTTACAGGCATGAGATCTTATGAAGGTTTGGTGGAAATGGGGAGGGGGATTTACAATAGGGGTCCATAGGTCTAGTTCTCAATTCTACTCACCAACCACAGCTGCTGGACAGTCCAGGcggagggagcccagtgtgatCACCAGGTGCTCAATCTGGCCCACTACTTTCAGATGCCGGGGTAGAGAAAGCTTCTCTCCTTCATGTTTGTGAGATCTGACATGCTCCTTGAGTCTGCACCAGAGAGGGAGATATTAGAATCCCCTTGGCAGAGGCTTCTGATGGAATCTGGCAATGTCCACCTTATGACCCCCATTTGGACTTTTCCATGGATTTCCTGGGattaatttaccaaaaaaagtgCTAAGTAGCCTATACTTCTTGTTTCAGAACTTTGTCCTACATATGCcaggggattcttttttttaaaggaaagattcAGTTCCTATTCTCAAAAAGCTATGTCACTATCTGTACTGGTGAAAAATGAAAGTCAATACACTCAGAAAATCCTATTCTGCATCCTAACATCCCCACCTATATGCAAGGCAATTTAGTTAACATGTCCTTTTAATCATGTGTGGGTAAGGGAACTCAGAAAGGGCAGGGGTTTGTCCTAATTTTAGAAGATGCTTTTGTTTGGTGTctaattttctctttgccttttctgtttcagtttaTCCTCATCAGTTAGTCTTTGGCTATAAGGTTAGTGGAGGCTGGCACTTATTTGGTAAATGCATCAAGATATTGACATTGACATCAGCAAGGAAGATCATGGAGAAAAGTCCTAATTAATTTAACTTGTCTctgcaggggaggaaggaaaggaacagTACCCAGGTTTCACATAGTTATATAAGCTGATTGGAACAGCCAGCACCCAAGCTATCATGGGTTGgtgaattaaaaacttaattacgGACTTTCTGTGCCAATACTTCTGCTTTACTCCATTTCCTCTCTTTTGGTGTGATAGctcatccaaaagaaaaataattgcagTTTTACAGATGGTTATTAATTCCTTTGGAATCATGCACGCTGCTGCCTAATTATGCACCAGGACATTATTAGTCTTTCTGGAACCATCACGTTGCACTATATCTCATCTCTTCACCACATAAGAAAGCTCAGGAATTTTTCCTACAAGAGCACTTGTGTCCTAGACTCCTCCCACCAGCCTAAATAGCAGTGTACAAAACCCAAAGAGCCAGCCTCAAAGAGTCACAGTGGTGGTGAGGGGTGAGGACAGGGTAGAAACAAGAAGGAACAGATCAGGCGGCAGAGATCACTAATTATATAAACTGAGCCTTGTTCAAGTCCTACCTAAGAGTATGAACATCTTGAAAGCAGCTTAGAATGAACCATTACATCTACCCTAGTGATTATTTCAATACAGAGATTAAGCTAGGGAATGATTTGTTGTTCTTAGGCCTAGAAGAGTGGAAAAGGACATTCGGTTGATCTTTCTAGTTCTGAGCTAGACCCTAGAGCCCATCTGGTActtagaagggaagaaaaggaagaagacataAAAGTACCAAttgactgaaaaaaagaaagatacaaaatagGCTTTCTCTGATGAAAAGAAGAAGAACCCAATTCTAACTGTTAAACAACCAAAGACATTTAATATATGAGGTATCTGCTGCACACCCAATCCCCCGCAGGGGCGGcagtaatatttgtttttacatgtTCTTTTAGAGAGGAAAGGCACTAAGAAACTATTagttgggacacttgggtggctcagcggttgaacatctgcttttggctcagggagtgatcctggagttccgggatcgagtcccacatcgggttccctgcatggggcctgcttctccctctgcctatatctctgcctctctgtgtgtgtgtgtgtttctcatgaataaataaataaaatcttttaaaagaaaaaaaaaaaactattagttAATCACGCCTCCAATGGCTCAGGCCCAGCAGCAATAGCCGTCCTATTCTAAGTTCTGACTGACGCTTCTTGGGGTAGGCAGTATGGCCTCCAGAAGGATCCTGAACTAAGACAAACCATGTCCCTGCTTTTACTCATCTGAAGTATACCAACAAGACTGCTCCTTCTAATTTGTTATCTTTGCAGGGCACATATCAGGATCAGGGCTTGGCTAACAATGAGCCAAGGATCTCACATTCTCTCATTCCAGAGCCCAAAGGTCTTTGTTCAGAACTTAATAGGTGGGAGTTAATGGAAAACCTAATGCTTCCCTCATTCCCTGATTTCTCCCAGGTGCCTGAAAACCTACCATCTCCTCCCCAACTAAGGACTAATTCCAGCTGATATGTGAACTCTACATTCTTCTCTTGGAGATTTGTTAGAGACTCTCACCATCTCTAACCTCAAAAATAGATCCAGACAAAGAATGCATTAGCATCTGACTCTCACCTAGCACAAGTGGCTACTTACCCCAGTCTATCCACACAGGCTGAAGAGATGAGATTATATTGACAGCCTGTGTCAACCAAGGCTTTCACATCCTTTCCAGCACACTGTGGAAAGAAACATAATGTTCAGCAGGAACCAGAGAAGCAAAAGGGAAGGGAGCAAGCAGCAGATGTCATACGAAAGGCTGGGCTGGAGAGCATCTCACAATTATGGGTTGATAATGTCTAATCTTTAAACACTGCTGAGTCTCCTTTTAGGAGCCTTTCTCCTGCTGAATCTAGAGTGGACAGAGGATTCCAAAGGACTTCGGCTGTTTAATTCTATATACCAAGTAGCTCttaatcgtgtgtgtgtgtgtgtgtgtgtgtgtgtgtgtgtgtgtatcaaacaTCCTTTTGCAAATCTGATGAAAGCTTTGGTCCTTTTTCCCATAAAAGTGTACatgcataaaaatattacatatacttCCTGTAAAACTCACTTATGAATTCTATGATAAGACCCATGCTCTATATACTTTGGAGGAGAGAGCCCCACTATGGGAATCACAGTGGGCCCAAATCCTACTTTCCAGAAAACCCTGGAAAAACTATTCTCAGAACATTACCTGGCAAGAAACCAAAATCATGTCATCATCATCAGACTTCTTTAGTCCCTCAGACTTAGCCTGATTCAGTTTGTTGGTCTTGGAGGCCCAAGGCACACGACTGCTTCGAAGTTTAGACAGGTTGGTTTCCATGAGGCGCCTCTGCAGAATGTTATGAGGTTGCTTGAGGAATAGAAATCAGAAGATTCTTAGTGACAAGTCATTTCCCCTTTTTCCCATTGTTCCCCAGGTACCACAGAAATAATGAAGAAGCCTCATATAACTGAGCTCtacctttgctttttatttattcttactttAAGCAGAGACTTCATTGGAATTACCAGAGCAGGTACTATAAATGAATTTGTAGTAGGCtaccctgaatgaatgaaagagcaaGGTGGGACACTGGAAAATGTGGTTAGGGACAGTGAATATAGCTAAAGAGAACTGAGGAACCCTTGGGATTTGGATTACCTTGACCTGCTATCTCTCCTCCACTTACAAGGGcatttcaggagaaaaatgaCCCTGTGAAATAAATGTATCCTCCCAGGTAACTTACAGAAGTGGCAGTTCATTCTCACAGACCAAAGAAACCTACCCAGTACTGGCTATCAGAAGCTCTGCCCACTTCTATTTCAAGTCTCACTCCCTTACAGTCTCATCTTTTGGACCTAGTCTGCATATACCTTGGTGGCCTGACTCTCCTGTGGACTGAGTAACCCATGGGGTGGctggggtgggaagagaggaatTCATACCTGCTGAGCAATCCTCTCAGGAGACACACTTTGGAACCTGAAGAACCCACAGGAATAATCCTTCCTAACATCCTCTGGACCTCAAGAAGCATAATGCAACTCTTATTATCCATTCTTCTTCTCTCCAGTGGGCCAAAAAGTGGGAATATAAAAGGGGCAGAGACTGACCAAGAAACAGGAGGcttaattagattttaaatctaTGCCAGGATACCTAATGTTAGGAGGCAGAATGAAGAATGTGAACTCAAGTCTGCTCTTTGACAGAACTTAGAGGAGAGTTCATAGGGCAAGCCATATCCATGCTCTGCTTTTTCTATGCAAAGTGGCTTCCAGAAAATATAAGTTACTTCATGATAAGGACTTATTTGACCTGAGGAATTTCTATACAGAAGCATCTTATTCTCAATTTACAGTAATACTTAAAATCTCTCAAAGAAAAGACTCCAAGTTTCTATGTAACACATACCAGATGCCTCTTAATTTTAGAGGTGGGGGGGCGAAAATCACTCTTAGAAGTTCAGAGCCTAGAATTTTCCTAGGAAAGGGTCAGAACTAGTTAAGGTCTTCATTATCTACCACCTTACAATTTCTGAGGCAGAATGGAGTCAGAGCCATGACTCACTCTAACCCTGGTGAGGTGAAGAAATGGATTCCCAAAATACACAGATTCTTGGCAAAGCAGATTCTAAATTAGTATCCTtgggaaaaggggagagagagaggcacttaaaagaaaatgagagcttCTTAACTTGATAAGGAGCTAGAGGAAGTGCTAACTCTGTCAGATTTCCTGGGAGAATGCTTTGCTcctcaaaagaaacagaaattcttCATTCTTATCTCCCTTACTAATAAGCCTGGATTCCTAGCTCAAGTCATATTAAAGCAGGGTGTTTGCTTCTGTCAAGGCCATACTCAGCAGAACCAACTGAATTTGTAGAACTGTAAGCTGAATTTGTAGAACTGTAGATTGGAAGAgacttcaaaaacaaataaataaaagccctcTTCACtgaaaatttggatttttcttctaTATCAGTTTTGCTGAAATGGCTTTACCTCACTACTCTTAATCTTTCAAAAGAGTCTAATCATCACTGGACAGATGAGGCACATGAGGAAAAATCTGaaattgttttccttgaagtCATCTCCCTTCTGAATTTTCCTCCTTCTCTACTGAACCCCTCCTTGGGCTATAAAACAtactcaaagaaaatataaaaatatattggggAGAAAACGCCACGTAACCTCAGACCTTGCCTCCTCAACTCTTCAGCCTGCTCTAATCATATCCTTGTCTTAaatggtctattttttttaaaaagccaaaaacttcCTGATatcctgtattttcttcattgAGATTACTTCTGATCCCACAACATCaataaaaatctaatttccaAATCTGGTAGCTATTTTTCAGCCTTCATTTTCCTTGACCTCTCTAGGGCATTTGACCCTGCTGCTGACAATTCctttatttgctcttttctttAGTAACCAAAAAAGTTTCAAACATAATACATGCTCAGTGAAAAGATTCAAATATCACTGAAGTATACAAAATCAAATGGGAAAGCTTCCCAACTTCTTAACCTTTTTTCAGTCCCACTCCCTACAAATAACCACCATTAAATTTAGAAGTATATCCTTCCAAAAATATTAGTATATTtgtaaacatacacaaaaatagaatcatactATAACACTGTTCCaaaactttctatttttgtttaatatatgaAAGACATTTTTCTATGTCAGtacataaaattctttattttcacaaCTAAAAGTATTCATAGTATAGTTCAGGAGCTGAAAATTCACAGCCAATAAACCCATATGAACCCCAGAATATTCTTCTTTGGTCATTTTATTATGCCTACATGTTTTAAATGACAGTGTAAATGCATATTTACCTCTTCTCCCAACCAAAATTTCACTAAAATCATGGTCAAGGAATAAGAAAGGCCTAAACAtagaagaacaaaagaacaataaagggaacaacaataacaaaaaaggagAGACCAAATTTTGGAAtctgagcagaaagaaaaatggtaactGACCTAAGAGTAAAGAAAGCTAAGTACTTCACACCATTCTACTTCACACTATGCTAGAGCAGTAAAGACTGCCAGTTTTTCACCAAAATCCATGTTCTCCTATTCTTTTTGTATTCTAGATTTCTAGACTATGTTTCCCAGCCTTCTTTACAGTTAGGCATGGCCAGAGGACTGAGTTGTAACAAACAGAATAAGAGGAGAAGTGACATATATCACTTCTAGACCTGTCCCATAAAAATGTTCTGTGCACActccattcttttcctcttccgACTGGTTAGAATGGAGATGAGCCTTAGGGTAACCTTCTTGGAGGTCACATGTTGAAGACAGAAGAGCCATTGTCAGCCTAGCTCCCTAAGTGACTACATGAAAGAGGGCTGTTTCGCTGACTGTTACTTAAGAAAAAACTATTATGTTTGAGCTATTATGTATTTTGGGGTCTAGCTACATACAAAAGTAGTTTTCCTATTCAAACTAAAACTCTGAAAAGGCTAAGAAGTTAGAGGTATTAGAACCTCTACAGTTAAAGGATGGGAAATAGATTATTATAAAGCCTGCATAAAACTCCCACTTGACCCAGACAACTAGGAAGTATGCCAAAAGTATTCTTTTTGAAATAGTAAATCAAAAGACTCTGGTTGGTTAATAGTTTGTCTAAGCTTAGAAATTATGTACTGTCGATTTCTAGAACAGCTAACGGTGAGGATGGAGTGCACACTAATCAAGAGCTGAAGGATATGGGTTTAAAGatcaaaaaaacccacacagagCCTCATATAGTGAACGAAAAAGATCCACAACAAGATTTCACATCACTCTGAATTTCTGGAATATTATTAGTGGCACAGATTCCAAaagtttccaaagagaaaaagatgatgcAAATACAAAGGATTAGGAATCAGAATGGCATAGGACAATTTAATGGTAATAATGGAAGctaaaagacaatgaaataatactttttaaaaatctgagagtGCATAATTTCTTAACCTAGCCAAACTGTAAATCAAGACTCAGGAAAGTTATTTCCCATGCATCCTCAAAAAGCTACTGAAGGATATGCTATGCTAAAGTGAGGGAAtacaatgaacaaagaaaaaatcataGGGTCCAAGAATAAAGGATTCAATAGAGAGGAGAGGTAAAGGACATTTTGATATTGGCACTGAAAGAAAAGTCTAGAATATAGGATGTGTAGCAGGCCTTGAGAGCAACCAGtccaaaatgaaaatggaaaaaaaacaaaacaaacaaacaaacaaaaaaaacaaaatgaaaatggaggATGGAGGGCTCCAGGAAGGATGTCTCCAAGAAAAAGGAGATGGACCTGCTAGATCATCTACACTTGTAAGGTTATCGGAGGGAGACTTAAGTTTTACATAGAAAATAACTAGGCaattattaatttaaagaaaaataaatatttgtataagaaaggaaatagagtACATTATTTGACCCAGCTGTGAATAATATGAACATAGTAATAACAACGTTAGCAGTAAATGTTGATTGGACCCCAAACAGTTACTTAACAATATTAGTATAATCGGAGAGAGGACATGATAAAGAGGTGTAAGAGAATTAAACCCTTACCTATCATAGTAGAAAATCAATAGATAATGGTAAAATCTGTAAGTCAAGAAATAGTAGTATCACCATTTACCTAGAATATATGGAGATCCCTAGAACAAGGAatagtctaattttttaaaagttttaaattatatacatgtattttttaataaaaataaacgttaaatgaaaatatatacctCATATATTAGGAAAGTATTCAGCCACAAGAAAAGCCAACTTAAAATGGCTTAAatgaaagtgtattttttttttatataacaagAAGCCTGGAGGTAGGCAGATGCTGGCAATAATTCAGTAGTTTAACAATTTATCCCCTCATGGTCATATGATGAATGCTCCAGCTCCAGGGATTATTACATCAACatctgaggaaggaggaagggactATGAGCCATCTATCCCTtttatcaggaaaacaaaagctttcCCAAAAATTCCCCAGTATTTTCCCTATATCTTTCTTGGTCAGAATTAGCATGGCCAGTCTTAACTAAAAGAGAGGTTGGGAGAGAATTCAGCTTTTCTAATCTCTAGAGAGAAGTCAGGCAGGTACAAAAGTGCTGAAAATGGCTGATGATTTAACTATCTAATAGTGTcagccaaattgtggaaagaccaaagtgtgtgtgtgtgtgtgtacacaatgtAACCTAGGCAGGTATAATGTAAGGACATCCTATAGCTACCTTGGCACCGGTTTTCTTACATCTGATCTactttctgcattttgttttatttttt from Canis lupus dingo isolate Sandy chromosome 21, ASM325472v2, whole genome shotgun sequence encodes:
- the NRIP3 gene encoding nuclear receptor-interacting protein 3 isoform X2, with translation MFYSGLLSEGGRKDSDMREAASLRQQRRMKQAVQFIHKDSADLLPLDGLKKLGSSKDTQPHNILQRRLMETNLSKLRSSRVPWASKTNKLNQAKSEGLKKSDDDDMILVSCQCAGKDVKALVDTGCQYNLISSACVDRLGLKEHVRSHKHEGEKLSLPRHLKVVGQIEHLVITLGSLRLDCPAAVVEDNEKNISLGLQTLRSLKCIINLDKHRLIMGKTDKEEIPFVETVSLNEDNTSEA
- the NRIP3 gene encoding nuclear receptor-interacting protein 3 isoform X1; amino-acid sequence: MAQLAVIPGSATAWPGLLSEGGRKDSDMREAASLRQQRRMKQAVQFIHKDSADLLPLDGLKKLGSSKDTQPHNILQRRLMETNLSKLRSSRVPWASKTNKLNQAKSEGLKKSDDDDMILVSCQCAGKDVKALVDTGCQYNLISSACVDRLGLKEHVRSHKHEGEKLSLPRHLKVVGQIEHLVITLGSLRLDCPAAVVEDNEKNISLGLQTLRSLKCIINLDKHRLIMGKTDKEEIPFVETVSLNEDNTSEA